The DNA window gaGTTTTCTCCACTAGTAGATCGTGCTCACGACACAGTTTCCAAATTTCATGGCAAAATGTTGTACGTCCTCTACAAGTCCGAGGAAGGAATGGAGATCAGAAGCATAAGATTGATACGTTTACCCGACACAGCAGCCCTCCACTCAtataaaattgaagaagtgAAACTGCTTTAAAGTAGATTTCATTACTAGTGCGGGTGTAAAAAGAGTTTTTCAACGAAGTAATTTCATCCCTCATTTCACCCCACAATTCTTCATGCAGTTTTATTCGGTCAGTCTTAAAGTACATTGAGTTTCTCCGTCGGGCAAACTGTTCAGTCTGGCGCTTTTAATTACTCTTTTCTTATATTCTTCGGGATCTCCTCGTTTTCATTATGATACCTGTAACCCAGGGGAGCAGTAATCCAAccggtaagagattccgctgtggctgcacgatctatcggaggttcgaatccgccctagtgctcaccaagcccttcatccctccggggccaaaaattggtaccacactcgtgtggaaggataaaagcactgacttggtACATCGGCTACCCCTCACAAATCATTGTAAggcgcgttcataaacttcaaacgaagtctgagttgaagtcgaacgcgtaggtgcATCCCGACAGGGATCCGTTAACGAAGtgcactttatttttcatcctttaaaggcatcatcccacgaacatgaggtggtacggacttcaggtgtaGTACTCGTAggggtcgtagactatggagaggaaggtgatcaAGTCCAATTCTCCATTTGTCAGCGGAAACGGACAACCCCGGAACGTACTCAATTGCATCGCACCACCATTTCGCCGCCCCCCGGCCTGCGATTCGTGCGAATGcgtttttgacgaatcgcagggggAGCGGGGTTGGGCGAAGCGCAAAAAgtgcgcattgcaacataagcagtcataagaaacagcattctggagtcgtccgtttccactgatacagagagaaaaggacggaatcactctcttcacCCTTCATAATCTTCGACCACGTACAGgcattacccacctgaaacccgttccatcccagatttgtggggcgGTGCCTTTGACCTACGTCCAGATCTCCATTCACTAGTGGTGACAATGCAACATCGAATACTTTATCgagtttctttgaaaaaatacctTTTTATAGCATAGAACACCTTTCCTattcaaaattgttgtttACTATTCTACTATAGTGTTTACTATAGTGGTGCAGCTCCTTTATTTCTCTTAAGTCTGAGTAACACTTTTCTACACTACGCCCGGAAAGTAAAGTTAGAACTTCCCTTGTAGTGCAGTAACAGAATTCCTTTCATAGATCTCTCTCGACTTAACCTTTTCAAATTCTGAACTTGGCCTAATTGCGAAAAACTATCACAAGATTTGAAAATCCATGCTGAGAAATCCCTGCAAGAGTCGATGATCCATGTGCCAGTGGGAGTCATTAAACACCGCGCGTAACGTTCTAGGAAAAGTTTACGCAAAATTCCTGCCATCCTTGTTCACTGGCAACTATTGCACCCTTCAAACATTACAAGATGgtggaaaacaaataaaaactgaaGTGAATAATTCCCTTGACATCAATACGTGAAGTAAACACGAGAAGAACATATAATAAAGATAACTTCTCATGTGAAGTTTTAAATAGATGCTGCCCGATGAACTAAGAAGGATAGGTCAGCAATTTAGACTTTTTGCATCGAACAGAAAGTCATTTCCAACAAATTATTCATTCTTGATCGGTTAGGGACTAGGCAAGAGCTTTTaattaatactaatactaattcTAATACTAGTCTtcgaatcatttttttttcagacccCTGCATTATGATTAATTCTCTgctgtttcgttttttcaatGAGTTTCTTTTAATGAGACCttagcctgacgtttcgaaTTTGTCGTCGCTATGAAAGACCTGAAAGTGGTTTGAGGTACTCCAGTACTATGATGTCCCACAAAACCACTGCTCCCTTCGTTAATCTACGATTTACTTCTAAATCCTTCGATATCCTCACTACGCGAGAGCCCTCaaacaagaaacaaactgAGAGTCTCACAGACTAGCGAAGTGCACCCAAATCGAGTAAGATCTACATATTCTACCATATCATTAAACAGTAATGACTGTATGTAGCTGTAGGAAACTGCTGATGCGACAATCTTAAGCTAACAAAACCTTGCGAACGGCATAAAATTACTTGTAATCGATAGgcactttttttatattaaaggcagcacaccacaaatctggggtggtacggatttcaggtggagtccgtatgcggggtcgtagattgtgtggaagagagtgattcggaagatatggcttcgagcgttatggcgcgctccaatcgaactccttgtagagaatggtgcgccggaacgctcgaagccgtatcttccgggccgttttctacgacaattaggaagaaatgaacggaatcacccttctctccataatttacgatcccgtatacgaatactccacctgaaatccgtgccacctcagattcgtggggtaatgcctataaATTGAACTATCGACTATTTGCAATCTCTAGGcaaagattcaaggaaagccgaactttcgcacttctggaagaTGTACCAGAAACTACACTTGCAGTTCCCGGTGATTctacctcgatcctaaccgctagctccaccgcgctgcttcgagcacaCAGGTGTTCACGAAACTGCACTGACCAACATGTCATTTTTAACCGTCTATACATAAGAGACCATAGCTGAGATCATTGtgacacacgcacacacaaaTACATGTGTGTGTCACAAGTGACCTCAGCTATGCTTTGTGTGTATGTCATACATATAATACTGGGTAGAATCGCGGTGTTGCCGTTATAGCCGGGAGTTCAACGTCTGCATTCCTATTAACAAAGACTGCTTGCTCAAAGTTTAAGTATAAGAGGGAAGATTCACCATTCTTAACATTCATAAGTAACACTTGCGTTATTGACGGAACAAACTCCTCCTGCTTCTTTTCAGCTATATGATCACAGCACCGAAGACAAGATGACACAACTTGGAAAGTCCACAAGAAATATTATGAACGCAGCCCGCTGTGTTGTACTAGGAAATCAAATAGATTACTGTAGGTTGAGTCAGCATGGCTACTATCAACGAAGCTCAACACCATGACAGTGGTTGACCGGCCTCAGAGAAATCGCTGAGGACCAGCGAAGGCtcaggaaatttccagaaacttcCCGGCAAGTTACAGAGCTAAAGCTGGATTGATGACTTCTTGTGGTATGCGAAGACGTCTACTAGAAGGCATTAAAGGCAGTgcgtcacaaaattgacgatctTGAGGTCCCTCCTCGATCAGTTGTGATTACGGATTTAAAAATGTGAGCATCATcacgctcatttctttctcgcAGTTCAGGAGAAGGCGTAAACAGCAGTCATGTGTGGAATCGTCTCCAAAACGATCGAGCGATTTATTACGCGATAAAACGAGGTCAGCAATCAAACAAATCGTCGTCATCCAACTTCCGCAATCCAACAAATGTGACCAGTGAATCAGTAGAAGATACACGAATCTTTTTATTATAGTGTCGTTAAAATGAACTGAAATTCTgcgtagttgcgtaagcggctgcgttctaAGCaatgcggtggagcatagcggttatgATCGAAGGGGACCCTGGCTAGCACCATCCACCGATGCTGTTCGCGATTGTCCCatcacgatcccaaccgctatcttcaacgcaccgcttcgagagtAGCCGCTTGTGCAACTGCACAAAGCTTCATGACCCGATTACACCGGGAAGAGGTTTGAGGCGAGGGCATTACATAAGTCTGTTTGACTTGTCTTTTTCTATATTACTAAGAAAAACTGAGCGTCCTCTCGTTCACATCTATGAGCTACATCTTTTTCCTTATCCTCTCGTAGAGAGATCCTAACATGGCCAATCAATTACTTATCTTCTTATCTCTAATGCTACTTCGACGAGAAAATTCTAACTAATCCCAacagtttttatgttttcttcacaaaagcCCTTTGCTCGTTAAGTATTCTTAGGGTGTTAGATAATGTCATTCATTTCTAGTGTCGCACAGATTCCGCCTTTTAACCTCTTTGAGTGgtgaaaataaatactttCTCTTCTAAAAGAGTTAAAATAATCTATGTTTGCATCAGGGATAAACGTGACGTAAAAACGAGACGGTACGATGGTAGTTGTGTTAATTTGTGATTGAAGACACTGACTCAAAGCAGTGGAATGGTGATGACGACGGACTTCCACAGGCATGTGATGTGCCCACGACAGCATCTGTGTGGAAACGTTACGTTGATCACCCAGAAAATTCTACTCGCACCCATGACATTCAAAGGACGGACGACAAACAGACATATAGAACTGCACAGGACAGCAGCAAGACGAGACACAGATGTTAGATGAGGTTAGCAAAGAAATAGGTGAATAGCATCGCAAATGTCACTGTTAGGGATTCGCAGACGAAAATCAGGTGAAAACAGAATCGTAAGGCACCGAATATTTACTGgcaatagaaaagaaatgcacAAAAGTATCAAGTTCAGCAGTGTTGCCCGATGAGAATCGGTTGATGTCCTCGGAAGATTCCGTAAACAAATGGGTGATTGGCGTGGAAGACAGGATAGATGTCACGAAGGGTTCGAACCATTCCCTTCAACTTCTTTCCAAGAGCATCAAGCTCTCTTCCCTCCTCATTGACCTGGAGTGAATCGGTTGTAGGTTCTGTTTAAGTTATCTAGTGCCGGTAACAACAGAcggtaataacaataatagcaGAGACGGTAACAACACCCTGTTCATCAATATTTGAACAGGAAAGCGTTTTTCAAAAGACTACCAATGCTCTAGGACTGTAAAGACTAGGATGGATTACAATCAGAGCCCTGGTAGACCAGTTTTGAGTGGCACATGTATCAATTCTATAAAAGTCCACCGTATGATTGATTATTATCCAAAGCAGTAAATTTAATGTCGATATCTTCAGGTTCTATCGGCACTTATAATCACATTCCCCGCAAAAAGCGCGCATAACTTGAAACTATTAGGGCATAACCGGTGTCGAATGTGTTCAGCAAGGATGGACGCTACACGtttgcagcaaaaatttcttcttgtcTGATTGAAACACACTACTTTATCCTTCCGCTTTGCCTCAGTTGAAGACGCGTTTTTTCGGGCTAAAAACATTCTGCATTTGCTGTACCTAATCGAGAAATATACACTGGTGTgcaacatttaaaggcatcaccccacgaacatggggtggtatggatttgcGATGGTTAATGACTATACGGGGTGGCAGTCTGCAGAAACGGGTTggataacgctcatttcttcctaactgtcgtaaaaaaaacggcccagattTTGGACGAGATAGGTAAGGTAACATAAGAATCGACTAACAACTCgaaagaaattaatgaaaatgcGGGAGAATGTCGCCAGAGATCTTCCAGTTGTGCACAGAAAGCTGGACGTCAGATCCCGTGATGTCACAGTGGCTATAGCACGACTATAGACTACAGCGCCCTACCACAGGAACTCCTCGCCAACTTTGTGACCAGCATGGGAGCACGTTGCAGACCTCCGGCTTCAAtgtaattattgtttttgaacAAAAGTGCCGTATCTATTCGTCTCATTGagtatttcttgttttgcacACCAGTGTAGTTCGAAACCattgaaaaacaaacgaaCCCTAACAGCAAAGAACGGTCGAGACTGATAGCGAAACCATAATTTACTAAACAATTTCCTCAGTACAAAAAAGcctatttcaacaaaattgtCCAACAAAAATTGGCTCTCTGTGGAAAAAGATCCCGTAGACAAAAGAATGATCGGCACGGAAAGTAGGAGGATCTAGCTGAGGCATAGGACGACGGCGGTTAATCATCATTCCAGTTGCTGCAGCTGCTTTTGTGCCCTCTTCGCTGACCTGTAGTTAGGATGTTAGGATTAATTTTGCTTAGCATTATAGGACTCATAGAAACAGTGCACTGCAATTCTTGGTGCAAGTTGAATACGGTTTTAGATGATTAGGTCAAGCGCCACAAAGCAAACCGAAATCCTCTACAACAAATATTgctggaaaacaaaataaaacgaacAAAGTGTAACAAGAAGAAGACCGGTACCGCATCTACCatccagaaagagaaaagatgagGGTATTGCTTCGACAAAGTCTTAACATATTTTAGGGCAATTAAACAACATGCCCGATTTGTGTCAGTTACAGATAAGTAACTGCTGGCGTAATTGTAGTAATGAGCCCAGAGCTATCATTTCACTTGTATTAATACAACGTAATATTTGAAGTCCCTTGTCCACTGTCCGCTTAGCCCAAATTTCGTTGTGGACCTTCTGCTGTCGTTGCTTATGACGCTAATTAGTCGTAGTTCTCATTGTTAACTCTTACTAGAATTTCATGGATTCCAGTAACGATTAGGATATCTCAATCGATCAATTACAATATATGAAAATCTTGCAGGGTTGGGATTGCATCAATTTGCGTTTTTAGTCCTACTTCTCATTCTAactttccttcattttattcttctgaCGTTTTCTATCGGGTTCGAATGACTAGAAGTCAGCCGAATCGCGTATTTTGATGTGTGGTCATCACCTCCATCAATTCTACGGTTCATCGCGgaaggagaatttttttagacaAATTCAAGATGACGCCGATGTTTCGACGCCGAAATTATGCTCAtaccacaactttttttctgaacatctCCATAGTGCTTATGATTGATCACGAATTTTcggaaaaataattcaaaacgGGTTCTGGTGAAATCTAATGCATATTTTTGGAAGATTGGGTTCAAATGTCCGGCAAAAAGTGTTCTTAATCACGAGAGCGACCCGCATCCACCACAGCATACGCTCTTTCTCCGCTTGACATACCTCTTGCCCAATCAAAGACTCATCGCATTCACTCAGCTGGAGATATTCACCTCCGACTATggcttctttacttttttcaaatacatgGTATGAACAAATCGCCTTAGGAGACTGTCGCTTTCTTCACGAGTTTTCCAAAGTTTTCCAAACACTACTGTAGATGTGTGCAACGAGCTCAGAATGTAAAATCTACGAAACCTTCTCTTTAAACTACTACTGGTAGGGTCAAACGGAATAAAATCACAGGCGTGAACGAACCTCCACAACAGCCTTGTGAATCACGTCGTCGACATAGAGATCCTCCGTCTTGGTTACACCCTTCAAATCACAACCCTCGTGGAAAAGATGACTGATGCCAAGATTTTGCAGCATCTTCTTCATGTCCGGCTGCGATGTCACTTTAAATTTCGGAATAGTGACCTAAATTTAGGTGCATATGCAATGGCGGACGGAAAATTACTCCTTCTTAGCACAAGACTCACATTTACACCTGCTGGATCCTTGCTGGCATTCTCTAACAGCTCTCTCATCACTTCGCCGGTCAAATTTGCACGGAACTCTTTGAAATCCACACTTTCAAGTGGTAAAAAGATGACAAACTCGTACTCTTTGTCCTGAAATTAGAATTTATGGTTTCTTTGGCAATAAAGGCGAACTATGTAAAATTCTGTATACCATATATGGCAGTGCTAGGACTTGTGTTCCATGGTCAATAGCGAAACGGCAGTCCTTGAGGGCATGATACGCCATAAACGACTCCTACAAAAATTAGACCGTATTTATCTCATTCAAATGACATTTGAAACCTTTAACATGTTTCCACTTCTGTGCTGGTTCTTCCCAAGGTTTTGActtattagaaaataaatattaatgtggtaaaaagaaaaatagtatagtaaaaagtaaaaaaataaactaaataaaaatatagtaaaaaaattggcctttttgtttcttattgaACACGTCGAGTAACCGAATAACATATGTctgagtattgcccatgtgTGTATTTGAgatgtttgagtttgcctaccgtttggacgctttctgtagggtgatgaggcgcttgagaagATAAATCACTAaaggctttgatttttttcccggctctgacgaaggcgataacgccaaAAAGTTAGCTGCCgtttaataaagaagatcaataccaatcttggctacagctcaagaaaattaatttgaaatatgTCTGAGTTATTAATagattcttttcaatttttaaagtttggaCTAAAGAAAGTATGGAagaggaccagttctcgtccCATGAATTGGAAGAAACGCGAGAACACCATGATGTGAGCTCCTGTTGTATTCCTTTCCAACGTTAGCAAAGTGTGGATTTTGGGGGACGACGAGGGGCCGTATTTCGTTCCGTAAAAATGCGTTCGTGAAAATGTGTTAAGAAATTGTTGcaaatgagtttgaaaaaatcgtTGAAGCGAACCTAAACGGTAAGCGGGCAGAAAACTGCAAGAAaaccttatttgtttttcgaataaaaaaataagagaattcATTCAAAGCTTGGcgaaaatttcattctttttgataAAGAAATTCCGACTCCATAAAATGGTGGTGTTgcaatttttccttccttgCCTTCAAGATAAAGTCACTTCTAACGATAATGGACCAACAAATTTCAGTAAGGGCGCGAGAACGGACACGTATGCAGCTTCTCGTTGGCACCTTTATGAGTGTAAGTAACATCAATAGTTGAGGATAAGGTACTGTCAAGGATAGTACACACGTACGCGTACTACTATGCTTAACTATTTATGCTGGCTTACATACTGGCGGAATGACGAGACaaggctttttttaaataaattcctTGTAAGAGACGGCTAACTACGAAACTTCGTAAGTTGGTCCCATCATCAGAACCGGCCACTCCATGTATTCGACTGAGTGCTTTATTTGTCTCCGCACCTAGGAGTCATTGCAAACTTCGAACTTCCACAGATTATAGCATTATTTCCacgaaaaccttcaaaaaccaCTTATGGATGCCCGTATCAGCCATGTGCTATTATTAGTGCGGTAAATGTGCGCTCAAATTTCTAAGTGACCGGAGTTGGATTCTGACCTATTTTAATAATTCGTGCTCACAGGCACTTTTAAGAAGTAATCACGCAAGAGAACGCTTCACCTCACGATCTCCATTAACACCATGGAATGTATCTGGATGCGTGAGTTCAGGTTCGAAGCGATTACCCCATTGTCCTTTGAAGTACACAGCATTCACAAGAAAAGCTCTCATGTCCGGTTTGTGAAAATCATTAGGCAAAAGT is part of the Necator americanus strain Aroian chromosome V, whole genome shotgun sequence genome and encodes:
- a CDS encoding hypothetical protein (NECATOR_CHRV.G20062.T2) yields the protein MADFAIELLKLIPLEQSVVMSPLSLVAALSVLERGAGGATKSEIVDALKRNSQEDVPELLRKLAAADGVAMAVATKFFLAKDLEICEQYNDTITKDFAVSAEQLNFHDQALTVQTVNNFVSDATRRMIPQLLPNDFHKPDMRAFLVNAVYFKGQWGNRFEPELTHPDTFHGVNGDREESFMAYHALKDCRFAIDHGTQVLALPYMDKEYEFVIFLPLESVDFKEFRANLTGEVMRELLENASKDPAGVNVTIPKFKVTSQPDMKKMLQNLGISHLFHEGCDLKGVTKTEDLYVDDVIHKAVVEVNEEGRELDALGKKLKGMVRTLRDIYPVFHANHPFVYGIFRGHQPILIGQHC